The following coding sequences are from one Canis lupus dingo isolate Sandy chromosome 21, ASM325472v2, whole genome shotgun sequence window:
- the LOC112667985 gene encoding membrane-spanning 4-domains subfamily A member 4A-like has translation MVLRNDGQEELSPPIWCTSREMQSARDCVNTPEGTPGGFGPNPLQKNIIQEDQTDNLKTFLKGEPQILGVAQILIGLMKVCLFATNQCFYYSDFSYWCLPLSMVSGYPIWGSFFFLISGAVSIAAGRNRTLNLIKGSLGMNTLSAVVGGIGTIISTVELTVELKSERRCLIFRAFETVILVLSLLEVSIAISLSVFGCKVTCFVSQVVVIQSTNDKLPSVTAPYEHVYEELEF, from the exons ATGGTTTTAAGGAACGATGGTCAGGAGGAGCTCTCACCTCCCATTTGGTGCACTTCTAGAGAGATGCAAAG TGCTAGAGACTGTGTTAATACACCAGAAGGAACACCTGGAGGGTTTGGCCCGAATCCTCTACAGAAAAACATCATCCAAGAAGACCAAACAGACAACCTGAAGACCTTCCTGAAGGGGGAGCCCCAAATCCTGGGG GTGGCCCAGATTCTGATTGGTCTGATGAAAGTGTGCCTGTTTGCTACAAATCAGTGTTTCTATTATTCTGACTTCAGTTATTGGTGTCTTCCCTTGAGCATGGTCTCAGGATATCCGATATGGGGATCCTTCTTT TTCCTTATATCCGGAGCGGTGTCTATTGCTGCTGGAAGAAACAGGACACTGAACCTG ATCAAGGGCAGCCTGGGAATGAACACGCTCAGTGCTGTGGTTGGAGGAATAGGGACAATCATATCAACAGTAGAACTGACTGTGGAACTTAAGTCAGAAAGAAGGTGTCTTATTTTT agGGCATTTGAGACTGTGATACTGGTCCTTTCCCTCCTGGAAGTCAGCATCGccatctctctttctgtgtttgggTGCAAGGTGACCTGCTTTGTCTCGCAG GTGGTGGTTATCCAGTCAACCAATGACAAGTTGCCCTCAGTAACGGCCCCTTATGAACATGTTTATGAGGAGCTGGAGTTTTAA